The genomic DNA ACCCGCGTCCGGCCACGGTCGGACGCGGACCGCGGCACAAAACGAGGCGCAGCCCTACCGGACCGTACGGGCATGATTGCCGGGAGTGAGCTGCTAGGGGGCCACGGCGCGCGTCGCCGCTTGCGCGTGCGCGATTCACATGCCGTGAGAAGTCGAATCGACGAGACGCGCGCTCGGGGCGAGCGCGCTGTTTAGGACGGGCGGCGGGCCATCCGGGTGCGGCGCTTGCGCTCGGCTCGCTTCGCTTTCGCGCGGGCCTTCTCGCCGCGGCTCATAAAGGTTTGGTGCCGCTTGTAATCGCCGAGAATGCCGCCGCGCTCGACGCCCTGCTTGAACCGCCGCAACAGGCTTTCGAACGCCTCACCCGGTCGTGCGCTTACTTCCACTGAGTCACCCGCTTTCTCTCCCATCGCTCGCCGCGTCTTCACGCGGCTTTCATCATGGATCAGCTTACCACGTGCCCCACAGCTCCGTACACGTCGCCGCCAGCGTTGCGCTTTGACGCGGTTCCCGCCTTCGCACTATGCTGCGCTCGTGTGGAACGACCTGCGGTGCACCGTCGCTTAGGGCGCGCGGAGCGCAGTCTACCATGCATGCACGAACCCGGTGTAGGCTCGCGCGGAAGGAGGCGTTTGATGTGCACCGTGGGCCGGCGTCTGCTGCTCGTCGTGGCCACGGTTGCGCTTCCCGCCGCGTGCCAGCCACGCCCGGCGTGTGACAGACGGCGATGAACGATCACTGGAGGTGAACCATGTTGACCGTTGAGGAGAACGAGCTGCTCTGCCGGGTGGGTCCGGGCACGCCGATGGGCGAGCTGTTCCGTCGCTATTGGCTCCCAGCCCTCACGACCGTCGAGATTCCGGAGCCGGATTGTCCCCCCGTCCGCGTTCGTCTCCTCGGCGAGGACCTGGTCGCGTTTCGCGACTCCGAGGGACGAGTCGGGCTCATCGCGGAGAAGTGCGCCCACCGTCGCGCGTCGCTCTTCTATGGCCGAAACGAGGAGGGCGGTCTCCGGTGCGTCTACCACGGCTGGAAGTACGACGTGAGCGGGACGATCGTCGATACGCCGGTCGAGCCCCGCGAGAGCATGATCCGCTACCACGTCCGGCAGCGCGCCTACCCGTGCCGAGAGGCAAACGGGCTCATCTACGCGTACATGGGACCCAGGGAGGAGATGCCGGCCCTTCCCAATTATCCGTGGGTAACCATGCCCACGGAGCGGGTCTTCGTCCGCAGCAAGATGATCAACGAGTGCAACTGGCTGCAAACGCAGGAGGGCAACGTCGACAGCACCCACTCTGGCTTCTTGCACGCGCGCGTGGGCCAGCAGGGGGCGGTTCGGCGCTATCGAACGCAGAGCAACCCGCCGGTCTTGGACATCGAGCCCACGCAGTGGGGAGTCCGCGCCGTCGTCCGCTATCCGGCGGAGGATGGCTATGAGTTCATCCGGACGAACACCTTCATCATGCCCGTCTACACGGCGCTTCCCAACGGGCAAAGCTTGGGCGACAAGCTCGACGGATTCACCATCAATACAGAAGTGCCGATGGACGACTACACCACGCGCCGCTTCTTCATATCGGTGCAGCGGACGCTTCCGATGAATCGCGCCGATTGGGACAACAACGCCCAGTTCCTGACGCCCGACGGCCGCAAGCTTTTGACGCGCGCCAACGACTACGGCATCGATCGTGAGAAGCAACGTCGCAAGATCGTCTTCAGCGGGATCGACGCAAGCGCACCATTCCAGGACGCCGCCATGACCGAGACGATGGGGGCGATCTCCGACCGCGAGAACGAGCACCTCGGGGTGACGGATACGCAGGTCGTGGCTCTCCGCCGCTACTACCTCGACGCGGTTCGGGCATTGCAGGAGGGTCGACGGCCGCCCGCGATCACTCGGGACGGCGAGGATCCGATCAGTTACGACGACCTCTATCTGGTGAGCGGGCTCGTCTCGAAGGGCCGGGACTGGAAGAGCCAGATTCCCGAAGTCACGACCCATCAGCTCGCCGCGGTCGGTTGACGGGATAGGCTCAGGAATCGTCGCCGACGATCGAGAGATCAAGGCCAGGGTGATCGATAAAGGCCTTCCGCAAGTCCGCGGTCGCAGCGATCCAGTCCGCGTCGCGCGGGAGAATCACGCCGCCCGAGCGCACGCTATAGACTTCGGGCTCGTCGACGCCGGGCGGCGCTTGACCGCGCTCGCGTAGCGCGCGTGCCGCCTCCAACAAGCGCCGGCGCGTGCGGATGATCATCGCGTCGCTGCTTACGAGGTGCTCCTGGCTGCGATCGGCAATGGCGCCCATCCCCTCGGTCGCCGCCGCGTCCTGGACCGGGATTCCAGCGATTCCCGTGAAACTCCCGTTGCTGCGCTGCTGGGCGCGATCGATCAAGTAGTCGTTGTCGAGGTCCTGCACGAGCCGAAACCGATCGTACCAGCCGGTTCCGTTGGGGTGATACCGGAGTCCGCCGCGAGGGGTGCGGCCGTCGGGTGTCGTAGCTCGGAGCTGCCCGCCCCCATCCGCCCGCGGCGGCGCGCTGCCGGCGCCGCGCTTCGCCATGGAGAAGAACATCATGTGCTCGTCGTCCATTGGAACCCAGGCGCGCACCTGCACCTGGTGACCGAGCAGGCCGGTCGGGATCAGCGAGTAGAAGGGGAAGAGGAACAGGGCGATGCGCCAGTAATATGCGCTGTCGCCCGCGGGTCGATAGGCCCCGTACATGGTTCCACCCGGTACGTCGACAACCTGATAGCGGGGGGCGCGGTCGGCCAGGCCATAGAACGCCATGGTGCCCGGCCGAACGTCCTCTGGCTTCATGGAGCCTTGATGGAGGATCTGCAGGTGGCTCGTGTCGATGTCCCCCTCGAGCCCCTGGAGCCAGTTGCAGCTCCGCATGGTGACGCCGACCGTGTAGTCTCCATCGGGAAGCATGTTGGGCTCGATGTCCGGAAGCGACGGCGGTGACGACCGCGGCCCCATGTACGCCCAGATAACGCCGCCCCGCTCGCGGCAGGGATAGGCTGTCGCTCGCACCTTCGACTTGAAGTTGCTCTCCGGCGGCTCGTTGGGCATGTCGACGCACGCGCCGGTGACGTCGAATTTCCACCCGTGGTACACGCAGCGGAGGCCCGCCTGCTCGTTTCTGCCGAAAAACAGCGAAGCGCCCCGGTGCGGACAATGGTTCCCCAGGAGACCGACCCGGCCAGCCACGTCCCGGAAGGCGATCAGCTCCTCGCCCAGCAGCTTCACCCGGACGGGCGCGCAGTCAGGCGCGGGCAGCTCGCTGGCCGCCAGCGCCGGTACCCAGTATTGACGCATCACGTCACCCATCGGGGTCCCTGGTCCCACCCGACAGATCGTGTCGTTGTCTTCTTTGCTCAGCATCGCAGCTCTCCGTCGCCGTCGACTATCGTTTGTCCCATTCGAAAAAGTTCCAGGTCTGCGCGGGCCCGCCTCCTGCTGGAATGCCGGTCACACCTTCCAGGGCGAGAACCGGCGCCACGTTCCAGTAGAGCGGTGCCAGGGCAACGTCTCCCAGGATGATCTGGAGCAGCTCGCGCTGCATCGGGACGCGCTCGGCCACGGGGATAGTGGCGCCGAGCTGTTCGAGGAGCGCATCCGCTCGGGGGTTGCTGTACGCACCCCAGTTACTCCCGCCCCATCGGTTCTCCGGCCCGGGGATGCTTCGCGAGTGCAAGGTCGACGTGAAGAAGGCCGCCGCGCCGGTTCCGTTGATCGTGACGCCGGGGCGCGTCGAGCGCATCTCGTTATCAGAGGCGAGCTGGGCGGGGAAATTGAAGATCGTCGCGTCGATTCCGACCTGCTTGAACTCCTCGCGCATGACGGCCTGCATCCGCTGCGCGTCCTGTCGCGGCGCCGCGGAGATCTCCAGCTCGAAGCGATCTCCGAACCCCTGGTGCACGAGCACGCCATCACCCCCTCGGGCCCAGTCTCCGTCCGCGAGCAGTGACTGTGCGCGAGCGACGTCGAACGGGTACTGGGGGATCGCACTTTCCAGCTGGGGTCGGAGCGGGTCCTTCGGGGACACCCAGCTATCGGCAGGCGGGGGCACGCCCGCGAGCCCGGCGTCGATGACCTGGGCGCGGTCGATCGCGTGGTAGATGCCGCGGCGAACGACAGGGTTGACGACGCCGGAAGGTGGCCGCGCGAGGTCCGGGCGGAGCTGGAAGTACAGCGAATAGAGCACCATGCTCTGGCCGAAGAGCACCTGATTCCCCGTTCCCTGCCACCGATCTCTCACCTCGAGCGCCTGATCGAGGGAGACGCCGAGGGGAAGGACGACGTCGACAGCGCCGGAGAGAATCGCGGCGACCATGGTGTTCGGGTCGCCGAGAAATCGGACGAATACTTGGTCCAAGGGCGGGCGCCCCAGGTAGTAGTCGCCGAAGCGGGCAAATTGGAGGTGCGAGCCGGGCTCCCAGCGGACGAGGCGATAGGGGCCCAGGCCGACGAACTCCGTGCTGAATCGCGGGCTCGTCACGAGATTCGCCTTATCGCTCTGGTACAGGTCTTCGAGGAGGTGCTTTGGGAGGGGCGTCAGGCCCTCGGCCTGGTCCGCGTTCGCGTACGGGGCGGACCAGCGCACGACGAGCGTGCGGGGATCCGGCGCCGACAGCGAATCCATCGCCTTCAAGTTCGAACGCACGACGCACGGGATCTCGGGATCGCGGCACACCGTGCCG from Chloroflexota bacterium includes the following:
- a CDS encoding Rieske 2Fe-2S domain-containing protein, whose translation is MLTVEENELLCRVGPGTPMGELFRRYWLPALTTVEIPEPDCPPVRVRLLGEDLVAFRDSEGRVGLIAEKCAHRRASLFYGRNEEGGLRCVYHGWKYDVSGTIVDTPVEPRESMIRYHVRQRAYPCREANGLIYAYMGPREEMPALPNYPWVTMPTERVFVRSKMINECNWLQTQEGNVDSTHSGFLHARVGQQGAVRRYRTQSNPPVLDIEPTQWGVRAVVRYPAEDGYEFIRTNTFIMPVYTALPNGQSLGDKLDGFTINTEVPMDDYTTRRFFISVQRTLPMNRADWDNNAQFLTPDGRKLLTRANDYGIDREKQRRKIVFSGIDASAPFQDAAMTETMGAISDRENEHLGVTDTQVVALRRYYLDAVRALQEGRRPPAITRDGEDPISYDDLYLVSGLVSKGRDWKSQIPEVTTHQLAAVG
- the rpsU gene encoding 30S ribosomal protein S21, with the translated sequence MGEKAGDSVEVSARPGEAFESLLRRFKQGVERGGILGDYKRHQTFMSRGEKARAKAKRAERKRRTRMARRPS
- a CDS encoding Rieske 2Fe-2S domain-containing protein → MLSKEDNDTICRVGPGTPMGDVMRQYWVPALAASELPAPDCAPVRVKLLGEELIAFRDVAGRVGLLGNHCPHRGASLFFGRNEQAGLRCVYHGWKFDVTGACVDMPNEPPESNFKSKVRATAYPCRERGGVIWAYMGPRSSPPSLPDIEPNMLPDGDYTVGVTMRSCNWLQGLEGDIDTSHLQILHQGSMKPEDVRPGTMAFYGLADRAPRYQVVDVPGGTMYGAYRPAGDSAYYWRIALFLFPFYSLIPTGLLGHQVQVRAWVPMDDEHMMFFSMAKRGAGSAPPRADGGGQLRATTPDGRTPRGGLRYHPNGTGWYDRFRLVQDLDNDYLIDRAQQRSNGSFTGIAGIPVQDAAATEGMGAIADRSQEHLVSSDAMIIRTRRRLLEAARALRERGQAPPGVDEPEVYSVRSGGVILPRDADWIAATADLRKAFIDHPGLDLSIVGDDS
- a CDS encoding peptide ABC transporter substrate-binding protein, which translates into the protein MHPIIRRALLAAAVLLAACAPSPKATTAPQASVGGDPRSPKVLTIAIQTELKGFLIDYTQESKGIGGVSQPPPIAHDFLLADDGLGNFTPRLAAERPSVENGLWVLNPDGSMEMTWKLRPNIEWHDGVAFTADDLVFSGTVCRDPEIPCVVRSNLKAMDSLSAPDPRTLVVRWSAPYANADQAEGLTPLPKHLLEDLYQSDKANLVTSPRFSTEFVGLGPYRLVRWEPGSHLQFARFGDYYLGRPPLDQVFVRFLGDPNTMVAAILSGAVDVVLPLGVSLDQALEVRDRWQGTGNQVLFGQSMVLYSLYFQLRPDLARPPSGVVNPVVRRGIYHAIDRAQVIDAGLAGVPPPADSWVSPKDPLRPQLESAIPQYPFDVARAQSLLADGDWARGGDGVLVHQGFGDRFELEISAAPRQDAQRMQAVMREEFKQVGIDATIFNFPAQLASDNEMRSTRPGVTINGTGAAAFFTSTLHSRSIPGPENRWGGSNWGAYSNPRADALLEQLGATIPVAERVPMQRELLQIILGDVALAPLYWNVAPVLALEGVTGIPAGGGPAQTWNFFEWDKR